The following DNA comes from Teredinibacter haidensis.
TTCAGCGGTGGAAATGCCCTGGGCTGAAGATGTGGCGACTATCGTGTGGGGATGGTACGGAGGAATGGAAGCCGGTAACGCATATGCGCGAATGCTACTGGGGGATATCAACCCTGGCGGCAAAATGCCCATCACTTTGGCGCAAAAATACGAGCATACTTCGGCCATCGCGCTTAACGATTACAACGAGGTCGACTCGCTGTATAAAGAGGGTGTTTTTATTGGCTATCGCTGGCTCGAACTCCACGGCATTAAACCTCTCTTTCCTTTTGGTCACGGTTTATCTTATAGCGAATTTGAATTGAGCAACTTATCGCTCCCCAACACGGTTTCGGTAAACGACGAACAAATTACCATTAGCGTTAATGTGAAAAATACCGGTAAGCTCGCGGGTTCGGAAGTGGTGCAGCTATACTTGGGTGATGATCAGGCGAGTGTTGAGCGTCCGCAAAAAGAGCTGAAGGGGTTTGCCAAAGTGTGGTTGCAAGCGGGGGAAGAAAAGCAGGTAACGATCAATATTGGCCAGCGAGAATTGTCGTTCTGGGATGTGGAAAGTAAGGGTTGGTTAGTCGAACAAGGTAAATTTAATGTCTATATGGGCGTATCCAGTATGGATATTCGCCAAGAGGGTAGTTTTGTTTACCAATAAGCTTATACAGAAGGGAGGGCAGTGCTTTAGTTCTTTTCCTGTCCGGGAGGCTGCGCAAGGGGATAAATAATAACAGGCAATCGCTGTACGATTCCTGTACACTGCGCGCCTTTTCCCCTGTGTGCAGTTCCTTCCGAGAGTTTATATGATTTTTTCCGAACTGGGTTTGTCCGAATCCATTGTCAAAGCCGTAGCCGAGCAGGGCTACGAAACGCCTACACCTATCCAGGCCCAAGCGATTCCCGCTGTGCTGGAGGGGCGTGATGTGATGGCGGCGGCGCAAACTGGCACCGGTAAGACGGCTGGTTTTACCCTTCCGATTTTGCATCAGTTAAGTAAGGGAGAGCCTACCAGAGGGAATCAGGTCCGGGCTCTTATACTCACGCCTACTCGTGAGCTGGCAGCTCAGGTCGCCGAGAGTGTGCAAACTTACAGTAAGTACCTACCAAAAATTCGCGCCGAAGTGGTTTTTGGTGGAGTAAAGATCAACCCGCAGATGATGCGCCTGCGTCGTGGCGCAGATATTCTGGTGGCCACTCCGGGTCGCTTAATGGATCTCTTTCAGCAGAATGCAGTGAAATTTAATCATCTGGAGATTCTGGTGCTAGATGAAGCTGACCGTATGTTGGATATGGGCTTTATTCACGACATAAAAAAGATACTGGCGGTGTTACCTGCCAAACGTCAGAACCTGTTGTTTTCGGCAACCTTTTCGGATGAGATCCGTACGCTGGCCAAAGGTCTGATTCACAACCCGGCGGAATTTTCGGTTACGCCGCGCAATGCGACCGCTACTACGGTAAAACAATGGATTCATCCCGTCGATAAAAAGCGCAAGCCTGCATTGTTAAGCTATTTAATTGGGCACAACAACTGGCAGCAAGTGCTGGTGTTTACGCGCACCAAACATGGCGCGAATAAGCTAACCCGTTATCTTGAAGATGCTGGATTAAAAGCCGCCGCTATTCACGGAAACAAAAGCCAGAATGCACGCACCAAAGCGCTGGCAGATTTTAAGCAAAATAAAATTCGCATACTGGTGGCCACGGATATCGCTGCGCGTGGTCTTGATATTGACCAGCTGCCCCAGGTGGTCAATTTTGACTTGCCTAATGTGTCTGAAGATTATGTTCATCGTATTGGCAGAACCGGCCGTGCGGGCGCGAGCGGTCAGGCGGTATCTCTGGTGAGTGCCGATGAATTCGATTGTTTGGCCGGTATAGAGCGGTTAACAAAAAAACTGATTCCTCGTGAATATGTAGACGACTTTTATCCTGTGCACGAGCTGCCAGAATCAAAACTCGATTTGCGTCCAATCCGAGCCAAAAAGCCCAAAAAACCAAATGCGGGACACCGGGATGGGCAGCGTTCAGGCGAGGTGGCACGGGGACACAAGCCGAGCACTAACAGTAGCAGCAGGAAGAGGGCTGGTGGCCGTACGGCAGGAGAACATAAAAATACGGCAAAAGGGGATAATCCAGGCGCCAGAAATAGTGGTAGTACCAGCGCTGGCGATAACCAGAATATTTATGCTGGGCCTAAGGCCGGTAATACCAGTCGAGGCGGTCGTAGCCAAAATAGTAGTCAGTCCAATCGCGGCGGTAATCGTTAGCGGCGGATTTTGCGTCTTTCACTGAAGGTTAGTGGAAGGCGCGCTCTTCAAATAGTGCCGACCGAGTTGCGCTGTAAAATACGTAGTTTCTGGTCACTTTGCTCCTAGCGTTTTTTCCCAA
Coding sequences within:
- a CDS encoding DEAD/DEAH box helicase produces the protein MIFSELGLSESIVKAVAEQGYETPTPIQAQAIPAVLEGRDVMAAAQTGTGKTAGFTLPILHQLSKGEPTRGNQVRALILTPTRELAAQVAESVQTYSKYLPKIRAEVVFGGVKINPQMMRLRRGADILVATPGRLMDLFQQNAVKFNHLEILVLDEADRMLDMGFIHDIKKILAVLPAKRQNLLFSATFSDEIRTLAKGLIHNPAEFSVTPRNATATTVKQWIHPVDKKRKPALLSYLIGHNNWQQVLVFTRTKHGANKLTRYLEDAGLKAAAIHGNKSQNARTKALADFKQNKIRILVATDIAARGLDIDQLPQVVNFDLPNVSEDYVHRIGRTGRAGASGQAVSLVSADEFDCLAGIERLTKKLIPREYVDDFYPVHELPESKLDLRPIRAKKPKKPNAGHRDGQRSGEVARGHKPSTNSSSRKRAGGRTAGEHKNTAKGDNPGARNSGSTSAGDNQNIYAGPKAGNTSRGGRSQNSSQSNRGGNR